A region from the Leptolyngbya iicbica LK genome encodes:
- a CDS encoding helix-hairpin-helix domain-containing protein, translating into MSRFSPSSQSPRQRLKRWANQFHPLKAKLQRDPMLRLETVTDLAIAADLGVRIDANQATVDDWLRLPGLSIHQARTLVTLSHSGVVFYSVDDVAAALGLAASQLAALEPILQFCYYDAASPIATLPPSLNQATIAQLLALPGMSSPMAERILNERQRSPFTNWSDVHHRLRLTAAQTSQWMHYLRI; encoded by the coding sequence ATGAGTCGCTTTTCACCATCGTCTCAGTCGCCTCGTCAACGGCTCAAGCGCTGGGCTAACCAGTTTCATCCATTGAAAGCCAAGTTGCAGCGCGATCCGATGCTGCGCCTAGAGACCGTAACGGACTTGGCAATCGCTGCTGACCTCGGGGTCCGCATTGATGCCAACCAGGCCACCGTTGACGACTGGTTGCGACTGCCAGGCTTATCAATTCATCAGGCTCGCACCTTGGTCACGCTGAGCCATAGCGGCGTGGTGTTTTACTCAGTAGATGATGTGGCCGCAGCGCTTGGCTTAGCGGCATCACAGTTGGCCGCGCTAGAGCCCATCTTGCAATTTTGTTACTACGATGCGGCGAGTCCCATAGCCACGCTGCCGCCCTCGTTGAATCAGGCGACGATCGCGCAATTGCTGGCCTTACCCGGTATGTCCAGTCCCATGGCCGAACGTATCTTAAACGAACGCCAGCGATCGCCATTTACTAATTGGAGCGACGTGCACCATCGCCTACGACTCACCGCCGCCCAAACCAGCCAGTGGATGCATTACCTTCGGATTTGA
- the mrdA gene encoding penicillin-binding protein 2: MTLEFPSRFQLRLGKESDRTVGKHFQAVVVMLAVTGVLFGAVGTRLAQLQLVEGPLNRQRADTNRIRLVPKRPARGALLDRNGKILASSRLSHAISIWPIALPKSEWPTVIARLSDILKVPPEDIQQRLEQAGYESIEAITIARGISPAQATAIAEFSQELPGVRLEAEAVRNYPNGDLAAHVLGYTGEITQEELDSPKYADYRLGDIIGQMGSEAAFESMLQGEWGGQQVEVDSSGRVISVLGDKPAVSGNDVQLTIDLEVQKLAEQALGDRQGAIVAIEPKSGEILAMVSRPAFDPNIFTTNITDAQWAQLQGQRYPFVNRALQGFPPASTFKIVTTAAGIESGAFAHETILPTYGAITIGGIAFHDWNNVGFGPLGFRGAMAMSSDTFFYQVGRRIGGETLIQWTRRFGFGSKTGIELGAEESPGLVPDDAWKRDVIGYQWFVGDTINMSIGQGYLQTSPLQVAVMFAVPANGGYMVTPHLLKDSRTPDDWREPMGLQPETVKILQDGLRQVISGGTAQALNLPNLPPIAGKTGTAEADPFENHTWFGAYAPADDPEILIVAFGENSGGGGGSVAAPMVKQMLEAYYKDWQK, encoded by the coding sequence ATGACGCTAGAGTTTCCTTCTCGGTTTCAATTACGACTTGGTAAAGAGAGCGATCGCACCGTTGGCAAGCACTTTCAGGCGGTGGTGGTGATGCTGGCTGTGACGGGTGTGCTCTTTGGCGCAGTGGGTACACGGCTGGCGCAGTTACAGCTGGTCGAAGGCCCGCTTAACCGCCAACGGGCCGATACTAACCGCATTCGTTTAGTCCCCAAGCGTCCGGCGCGGGGGGCTTTGCTCGATCGTAATGGCAAGATTCTCGCCAGTAGCCGATTGTCCCACGCGATTTCCATCTGGCCGATCGCCCTGCCCAAGTCTGAGTGGCCTACGGTGATTGCCCGCCTCTCGGACATTCTCAAGGTGCCGCCGGAAGACATTCAACAACGGCTTGAACAAGCGGGTTACGAATCCATTGAGGCTATTACCATTGCTCGGGGGATCAGTCCGGCCCAGGCCACGGCGATCGCTGAATTTAGCCAAGAGCTACCCGGTGTCCGTCTCGAAGCAGAAGCCGTGCGCAACTATCCCAACGGCGACCTGGCTGCTCACGTTTTGGGCTATACCGGCGAGATTACTCAAGAGGAATTGGATAGTCCCAAATATGCTGACTATCGACTCGGCGACATCATTGGCCAAATGGGGTCTGAGGCCGCTTTTGAGTCGATGCTGCAGGGCGAATGGGGGGGACAACAGGTTGAAGTTGATAGCTCTGGTCGGGTCATCAGCGTATTAGGGGATAAGCCCGCCGTTTCGGGCAACGATGTCCAACTCACCATTGATCTTGAGGTGCAAAAGCTGGCCGAACAGGCCCTGGGGGATCGGCAGGGAGCGATCGTGGCGATCGAACCAAAATCAGGCGAAATCCTGGCCATGGTGAGTCGTCCAGCCTTTGACCCCAACATTTTTACCACCAACATTACTGATGCCCAGTGGGCGCAACTGCAGGGGCAGCGATATCCCTTTGTCAACCGGGCACTGCAAGGGTTTCCGCCTGCTAGCACGTTCAAAATTGTTACCACCGCTGCGGGAATTGAATCGGGCGCCTTTGCCCACGAAACGATTTTGCCCACCTACGGTGCTATTACGATTGGCGGCATCGCCTTTCATGACTGGAACAATGTCGGCTTTGGGCCGCTGGGATTCCGAGGGGCCATGGCGATGAGTAGCGACACCTTTTTCTATCAAGTGGGTCGCCGCATTGGTGGAGAAACGCTGATCCAATGGACCCGACGGTTTGGCTTTGGTAGCAAAACCGGCATTGAGCTAGGGGCTGAAGAAAGTCCCGGTTTGGTGCCAGATGATGCTTGGAAGCGTGATGTCATTGGTTACCAGTGGTTTGTGGGTGACACCATTAACATGTCGATTGGTCAGGGTTATTTGCAAACCTCGCCGCTACAAGTAGCCGTGATGTTTGCGGTACCGGCCAATGGCGGCTATATGGTGACGCCCCATTTACTCAAAGACAGTCGCACCCCCGATGACTGGCGTGAACCGATGGGTCTACAGCCTGAGACCGTCAAAATTTTGCAAGATGGTTTGCGACAAGTGATTTCAGGGGGAACGGCTCAAGCGTTGAATTTGCCGAATCTGCCGCCGATCGCCGGAAAAACCGGCACAGCAGAGGCCGATCCCTTTGAAAACCACACCTGGTTTGGGGCCTACGCACCCGCCGATGATCCAGAAATTTTGATCGTGGCTTTCGGCGAAAACTCTGGCGGCGGCGGTGGCTCGGTCGCCGCCCCGATGGTGAAACAGATGCTTGAAGCCTACTACAAGGACTGGCAAAAATAA
- a CDS encoding ABC transporter substrate-binding protein, which yields MPRKRSLYLPSSSRRLGATRRRFLQGSAAAIAGVTLANCRQNIADQATPEADPAATTPEGGGASGGDSGVLHVYTWADYTNDEMVNAFTEQTGIEVIVDIYDSNETMLAKMQAGGGDAYSIIYPSDYMVQQMIELNMLTKLEKERISGIENIFDKWQDPVYDPGNSFSVPFAWGTTGLLYNTDIITDTPTDWDYLWENSSALSKRMTLLDDVRETMGMVLKSLGYSYNSTDPAEIEEAYERLIEIKPDLASFMSFGFEDGLLSGDLAVVMAYSVDALSSIAEDETLNYIIPESGSSVWTDTLVIPTTAPNVDAAYEWINFNLQPEIAQLNTETLFNATPNQVAFENLSDEFKNDEKLFPPEDLLAKCEGIAPVGDASSIYDEFWTRATSA from the coding sequence ATGCCCCGCAAGCGCTCTCTCTACTTGCCCTCGTCGTCGCGACGCCTTGGTGCGACTCGCCGACGGTTTTTACAGGGGTCAGCAGCCGCGATCGCTGGCGTCACGTTGGCTAACTGCCGTCAAAATATCGCTGACCAAGCGACTCCTGAAGCAGACCCGGCTGCGACCACTCCTGAAGGCGGCGGTGCCAGCGGCGGTGACAGTGGTGTTCTGCATGTTTACACCTGGGCTGACTACACCAACGACGAAATGGTCAATGCCTTTACCGAGCAGACTGGCATTGAGGTCATTGTCGATATCTATGACTCAAATGAAACGATGCTAGCCAAGATGCAGGCTGGTGGGGGCGATGCTTACAGCATCATTTACCCCTCAGACTACATGGTGCAGCAGATGATCGAGCTGAATATGCTCACTAAGCTTGAAAAAGAACGCATCAGCGGCATCGAAAACATCTTTGATAAGTGGCAAGATCCCGTATACGACCCGGGCAACAGCTTTAGTGTGCCCTTTGCCTGGGGCACCACCGGGCTGCTTTACAACACCGACATCATTACCGACACGCCGACCGATTGGGACTATCTCTGGGAAAACAGTTCAGCCTTGTCGAAACGGATGACCTTGCTGGACGACGTGCGCGAAACCATGGGCATGGTGCTCAAGTCCCTGGGGTATTCCTATAACTCCACCGATCCGGCGGAAATTGAAGAGGCTTACGAGCGGCTGATCGAAATCAAGCCTGACCTGGCTTCCTTCATGTCCTTTGGCTTTGAGGATGGCTTGCTAAGTGGTGACTTAGCGGTAGTGATGGCCTACTCGGTGGATGCCCTATCCAGCATTGCCGAAGACGAGACGCTGAACTACATCATTCCGGAGAGCGGGTCTTCTGTGTGGACGGATACGCTGGTGATTCCGACCACGGCGCCCAACGTCGACGCGGCTTACGAGTGGATCAACTTCAACTTGCAGCCTGAGATCGCTCAACTCAACACGGAGACGCTGTTTAACGCGACCCCGAATCAGGTAGCCTTCGAAAATCTGTCGGACGAGTTCAAAAACGACGAAAAACTCTTCCCGCCCGAAGATCTGCTGGCCAAGTGTGAAGGCATCGCCCCTGTAGGAGACGCCTCCTCGATTTATGACGAGTTTTGGACTCGCGCTACGAGCGCTTAG
- the ldpA gene encoding circadian clock protein LdpA, protein MKKTHRSLISLQAGRWFKLIGGASYQHLPAIRNLALAYTLAGADCIDVAADPAVVSAVKESFHVISQLPRILEGTKFLGSRIPSELPLLMVSFSDGEDPHFRKAQFDPTRCPADCSRPCEAICPAAAIAFTPATAGVIEERCYGCGRCLPVCPIQQIATVTRATAPEAIAATLLEQVDAIEIHTQVGRYDSFMTLWATLQPHLHHLSVISISCPEQAGAIDYLWQLYEAIQPLPLPLIWQTDGRPMSGDIGRGTTHTTLRYARRMLQSGPPGYVQLAGGTNAHTAEKLPALALEQGSERAASAAGPMTAPALRPTLGGVAFGSFARRLLSPLLEDEATVPRFGSAVDRDERPSCDDSESLASSMLWLRQAVQLATSLVAPIKGVPSAALTWPANPEGDRAHGLAPPTEPRPYSPVIE, encoded by the coding sequence GTGAAAAAGACCCATCGTTCTCTAATTTCTTTGCAGGCAGGTCGCTGGTTCAAACTCATTGGAGGAGCCAGTTATCAACATCTTCCTGCTATTCGCAATTTGGCCCTGGCTTATACTCTTGCAGGTGCTGATTGCATCGATGTCGCTGCTGATCCTGCTGTGGTTAGCGCGGTTAAAGAGTCGTTTCACGTCATTTCGCAGCTGCCGAGAATTCTTGAAGGCACGAAATTTCTTGGCAGCAGAATTCCCTCCGAACTGCCATTGCTCATGGTGAGCTTTAGCGATGGCGAAGATCCGCATTTTCGGAAAGCGCAATTTGATCCCACTCGCTGTCCTGCCGACTGTTCGCGGCCCTGTGAAGCCATTTGTCCAGCCGCTGCGATCGCCTTCACCCCAGCAACGGCAGGTGTCATTGAAGAACGTTGCTATGGTTGCGGTCGGTGTTTACCCGTTTGTCCCATTCAGCAGATTGCCACAGTGACACGGGCGACCGCTCCAGAAGCGATCGCGGCCACTTTGCTAGAGCAAGTAGATGCGATCGAAATTCATACTCAAGTGGGGCGTTATGACTCATTCATGACGCTGTGGGCGACCCTGCAACCCCATCTGCACCACTTGTCGGTTATCTCCATTAGCTGTCCTGAGCAAGCCGGAGCGATCGACTATTTGTGGCAGCTTTACGAAGCCATTCAGCCGCTGCCGCTGCCCCTGATCTGGCAAACCGATGGCCGCCCGATGAGTGGCGACATTGGCCGCGGCACAACGCATACCACACTGCGCTATGCCAGACGGATGCTGCAATCGGGACCCCCTGGCTACGTGCAGCTAGCCGGGGGCACCAATGCCCATACCGCCGAAAAATTGCCAGCCCTGGCGCTGGAGCAGGGCTCAGAGCGAGCGGCGAGCGCCGCCGGGCCGATGACGGCTCCCGCTTTACGACCGACTTTGGGCGGAGTGGCTTTTGGGAGTTTTGCCCGGCGGCTATTAAGTCCGCTGTTAGAGGACGAGGCAACTGTCCCCCGGTTTGGTTCTGCTGTTGATCGTGATGAGAGGCCATCGTGTGATGATTCAGAGTCCCTGGCGAGTTCGATGTTGTGGCTACGGCAAGCGGTGCAGCTGGCCACCAGCCTAGTGGCTCCCATCAAAGGAGTCCCGAGTGCCGCATTGACCTGGCCGGCTAACCCAGAGGGCGATCGCGCCCATGGGCTAGCACCCCCTACGGAACCGCGACCGTATTCCCCAGTCATTGAGTAG
- a CDS encoding ABC transporter permease: MSLLRRLNLPKTWQGWLTVALFGFMYGPIVVLGIYSFNDSRRYTSVWQGFSLRWYESLFQDARIFRALQDTLFVAIMAVAISSVLGTLMAIGLSKYYFPGKGVYRGVSYLPLIVPDISIAVATLVFLASMAIPLSIWTIVAAHMVFCLAYIAVVVSSRLGSLDPNLEEAALDLGATPTQALIKVLLPQLMPAIVAGCLLAFVLSIDDLLISSFTAGGGANPLPLEIFSRIRNGVKPDMNALSVLLILASGMIAALAEYLRYKSSTLER; this comes from the coding sequence ATGTCATTGCTACGCCGACTGAACCTACCTAAAACCTGGCAAGGGTGGCTGACAGTCGCTCTCTTTGGATTTATGTACGGCCCGATTGTGGTGTTGGGCATTTACAGCTTTAATGACTCGCGGCGCTACACGTCCGTTTGGCAAGGGTTCAGCCTGCGGTGGTATGAAAGTTTGTTTCAAGATGCGCGAATTTTTCGCGCGCTGCAAGACACCTTGTTCGTCGCCATCATGGCGGTGGCGATTTCCTCGGTGCTAGGCACGCTGATGGCGATCGGCCTCTCCAAATACTACTTTCCTGGCAAGGGCGTCTACCGGGGCGTGTCATATCTGCCGCTGATTGTGCCCGACATTTCGATTGCCGTGGCCACCCTCGTCTTTCTCGCTTCAATGGCCATTCCCCTGAGTATTTGGACGATTGTGGCCGCGCACATGGTGTTTTGTCTGGCCTACATTGCCGTGGTCGTCTCTAGTCGGCTGGGCAGTCTCGACCCCAATTTAGAAGAAGCAGCGCTGGATTTAGGGGCCACCCCGACCCAAGCTTTAATTAAAGTACTCTTACCGCAGCTCATGCCTGCGATCGTGGCTGGCTGCCTGTTAGCCTTTGTCCTCAGCATTGATGATTTGCTGATTTCCAGCTTCACCGCCGGAGGGGGAGCCAATCCCCTACCGCTCGAAATTTTCAGTCGCATTCGCAATGGGGTTAAACCTGACATGAATGCGCTGAGTGTCTTGCTGATTTTGGCCTCGGGCATGATTGCCGCCTTGGCAGAATACTTGCGTTACAAAAGCTCTACCTTAGAGCGGTAG
- a CDS encoding ABC transporter permease codes for MSASLSKNPFQGLGATIRHRLNQLLGPIALLGPAGIWLLLFLVLPTLLILDISLVPGFRPEDVGGSFGLGNYFQVFNPFDPSFDPVYLQVIWRSIYYATVSTVACLVLGFPVAYWLAIMAPRRWRNFLVVAFILPLWTSSLLRSYAWISILRPTGLLNTFITWLSGFIPGVDLPTQSWLYSSAAVFVGLTYNFLPYMVLILYASLEKLDISLLEAAADLGANPREVFWKVTVPQTLPGIAAGCLLVFITSMGDFVVPTLLGGASSMTISRLIYNQFLGITRNWGLGSALSMVLILAVSLAIALLLKYGDRDSVQET; via the coding sequence ATGAGTGCATCTCTGAGCAAGAACCCATTTCAAGGCTTAGGTGCCACCATTCGCCATCGGCTTAACCAGTTGTTGGGGCCGATCGCATTGTTGGGGCCAGCCGGAATTTGGCTCTTGCTCTTTTTGGTGCTACCGACCCTGCTGATTCTCGACATCAGCTTGGTGCCGGGTTTCCGGCCTGAAGATGTGGGCGGCTCTTTCGGCCTGGGCAACTATTTCCAGGTGTTTAATCCGTTTGATCCCAGCTTTGATCCGGTTTATCTCCAGGTCATCTGGCGATCGATTTACTATGCCACTGTCTCCACCGTGGCTTGCCTGGTACTGGGGTTTCCGGTCGCTTACTGGCTGGCGATCATGGCGCCTCGCCGCTGGCGTAACTTTTTGGTGGTGGCGTTCATTTTGCCCCTATGGACGTCATCACTGTTACGCTCCTACGCCTGGATTAGCATCTTGCGCCCCACAGGCTTACTAAACACGTTTATTACCTGGCTGAGTGGGTTTATTCCCGGCGTTGATCTCCCCACTCAGAGCTGGCTGTATTCCTCAGCGGCAGTATTTGTGGGATTAACCTACAACTTCCTGCCTTACATGGTGCTCATTTTGTACGCCTCGCTAGAAAAACTCGACATTTCACTGTTAGAAGCCGCCGCTGATTTAGGGGCGAATCCCCGCGAGGTTTTTTGGAAGGTGACGGTACCGCAGACGCTACCGGGCATTGCCGCCGGTTGTTTGCTGGTTTTTATCACCAGCATGGGCGATTTTGTGGTCCCCACATTGCTGGGGGGCGCGTCCAGCATGACCATTTCTCGCCTGATTTATAACCAGTTTTTAGGCATTACTCGCAACTGGGGACTCGGGTCGGCATTGAGTATGGTTTTGATTTTGGCCGTGAGTTTGGCGATCGCCCTCTTGCTGAAATATGGCGATCGCGATTCAGTACAGGAAACGTAG
- a CDS encoding ABC transporter ATP-binding protein, protein MSQSSNQRVADVELCQVSKSFGEEIAVNTIDLTIQEGEFFSILGPSGCGKTTTLRLIAGFEQPTTGKVVIQGRDMNRTPAHRRSVNTVFQSYALFNHMTVKDNIAFGLRIKKMGRSQVQQRVTDALRLVKMEAFGNRYPAQLSGGQKQRVALARALVNRPAVMLLDEPLGALDLKLRKEMQVELSNLHQQLGITFVMVTHDQEEALSLSDRIAVMNDGNIEQIGSPKEIYDHPTTPFVADFIGDTNLLKGTVAFADKHMLQIKTPEGTTVLAQPSDNIPADLKTAVVSVRPEKIHLSQEPPPDEGNCYSGYVKHVMYLGTHLHCVVQLQTGECLTVMQPNRTGLSWASATPVYVSWMPADCLALAA, encoded by the coding sequence ATGTCTCAATCTTCCAACCAGCGAGTGGCCGATGTCGAACTTTGTCAGGTATCAAAGTCTTTTGGGGAAGAAATTGCTGTCAACACGATCGATTTGACGATTCAAGAAGGCGAATTCTTTAGCATTTTGGGGCCTTCTGGCTGTGGTAAAACGACGACTCTGCGCCTAATTGCGGGCTTCGAACAGCCCACCACTGGCAAAGTTGTCATTCAAGGGCGCGATATGAACCGGACTCCGGCTCATCGACGTTCCGTCAATACGGTGTTTCAAAGCTATGCCCTCTTTAACCATATGACCGTCAAAGACAACATTGCCTTCGGTCTACGGATCAAAAAGATGGGGCGATCGCAGGTGCAGCAGCGGGTCACCGATGCCCTCCGCCTGGTCAAAATGGAAGCCTTTGGCAACCGCTATCCCGCGCAATTGTCAGGCGGGCAAAAACAACGGGTCGCCCTCGCTCGCGCTTTGGTCAACCGTCCCGCTGTCATGTTGCTCGATGAACCCCTGGGGGCCCTTGACCTCAAACTGCGCAAAGAAATGCAGGTTGAACTGAGCAACCTCCACCAGCAACTGGGCATCACCTTTGTCATGGTGACCCACGATCAAGAAGAGGCCCTTTCCCTGTCTGACCGCATTGCCGTCATGAATGATGGCAACATCGAACAAATTGGCTCACCCAAAGAAATTTACGATCATCCCACCACGCCCTTTGTGGCCGACTTTATTGGCGACACCAATCTGCTGAAAGGTACCGTAGCCTTTGCCGACAAGCACATGCTGCAAATCAAAACACCGGAAGGCACCACGGTCTTGGCCCAACCCTCGGACAATATCCCCGCTGACCTTAAAACGGCAGTCGTGAGTGTGCGGCCAGAAAAAATCCACCTCAGTCAAGAACCGCCGCCGGATGAAGGAAACTGCTATTCTGGCTACGTCAAACATGTCATGTATCTAGGGACGCATCTGCATTGTGTGGTGCAGCTCCAAACAGGAGAATGTCTCACCGTTATGCAGCCTAACCGGACGGGCCTCTCTTGGGCCTCAGCAACGCCGGTTTATGTCTCTTGGATGCCTGCCGATTGTCTTGCACTTGCTGCTTGA